CGGCAAGCTGGTCTTCCTGCAGGCCGTCCGCCGCCGCGGCAAGCTCGTCCTGGAGCAGGCTCAGGCTGGCGGGAACGGAGGGCTGCCCTGAAATCTCAGTCACCCGGATCAGTCCGTGCTGATCTGGTGGCGGAACGTGTCCCGGCGGGTGTGGAGGTCCCACAGGACGCCTGCGAGGACGTCGGGATCCTTTTCCGGATCGCCCTCGATGATGCGTCCGCCGATGATGAGCTGGGACACGTGAATGCCCTCCTCGCCGAGGACCTCATTGAGGAGCTGCGCGTAGGCCGCCTGGCCCGCGAACGCCACCGAGGTTCCGGTGACGCCGCGTCCGGGCTTAACGGCCGATCCACCGTTGACGAAGAGGATGGTGCCGCGGTTCCCGCCCAGGAACCGCATGCCGGGCAGCACCTGGTGGACTGCAGCCACCGGTCCGTAGATTGAGAACTCAACGGGACCCACCAGGTCCGCCGGGGTGGTCTCGAGGACGGGCCGCATGAAGTCCTTCTGCGGCAGGGGACTGTACTGCAGCACCTCTACCGGGCCGAGGGTTTCGGCAGCGGCCTCAAGGGCCGCAGCGATCGATTCCGGGTTGCGGACGTCGGCAGCGAAGCCGCGGGCCTGGACACCGGCCTTGCCGAGGTCTTCGGCAAGCGCATCCAGCTTGGCCTGGTTCCGGGAAATCAGCGCAACGGAGAATCCCTCCGCGCCGAACCGTCGAGCGACGGCAGCTCCGAGGCCGCGTCCTGCACCAATGATCGCGATTGTAGTCATGGTGCTTACAACTGGTTAGGGTGCCGAATAATTCCGTTAGCCCACGTGTGCCGCGTCGGGAACCTTCAACAGGTCCTCCTTGGCCGGACGGATCATAAAGAACCCGATGGGTGCGGCCAGGAACAGCGCGACGCCGGCCCAGATGAACGCGGTGGAGTAGCCGCTGACCAGCGCCTCCAGCTGTGCGGCGGGCTGGGCCGCGTTGGCGCTGCTCATGTAGGCGGTGATGGCAGCGGTGTAGACGGCGGTGAACAGCGCGGTGCCGATAGACCCGCCGATCTGCTGGGTGGCCGAGACAGCGGCACTGGCCACACCGGCGTCGTGCTCATCGATCCCGGCCAGCGCCACGTTCTGCAGCGGCACGAAGATCATTGCCAGGCCGAGGCCC
This Arthrobacter sp. zg-Y20 DNA region includes the following protein-coding sequences:
- a CDS encoding SDR family NAD(P)-dependent oxidoreductase, giving the protein MTTIAIIGAGRGLGAAVARRFGAEGFSVALISRNQAKLDALAEDLGKAGVQARGFAADVRNPESIAAALEAAAETLGPVEVLQYSPLPQKDFMRPVLETTPADLVGPVEFSIYGPVAAVHQVLPGMRFLGGNRGTILFVNGGSAVKPGRGVTGTSVAFAGQAAYAQLLNEVLGEEGIHVSQLIIGGRIIEGDPEKDPDVLAGVLWDLHTRRDTFRHQISTD